One Drosophila virilis strain 15010-1051.87 chromosome 5, Dvir_AGI_RSII-ME, whole genome shotgun sequence DNA window includes the following coding sequences:
- the LOC116650859 gene encoding LOW QUALITY PROTEIN: ankyrin repeat and KH domain-containing protein mask (The sequence of the model RefSeq protein was modified relative to this genomic sequence to represent the inferred CDS: inserted 2 bases in 1 codon): MCGFGFMAYGFDCCHRSIDFPLMPSIGXQTEIKAKCKVLKKQQQQRQQQQQQQQQQQQQQ; the protein is encoded by the exons ATGTGCGGTTTTGGTTTCATGGCTTACGGTTTTGATTGCTGCCATCGCTCAATTGATTTTCCACTAATGCCATCGATTGG ACAAACTGAAATAAAAGCGAAAtgcaaagtattaaaaaaa cagcagcaacagcggcaacagcagcagcagcagcagcagcagcagcaacagcagcagtag